Proteins encoded together in one Planctomyces sp. SH-PL14 window:
- a CDS encoding sigma-54-dependent transcriptional regulator, producing the protein MNASASTPSLLTPSPRILVADDEPLYRRTTAALLEKEGFRCVQAADGHAALRALESEPFDLVLSDLNMPGNLRLELLHEGRRRWPEVPLIVVTGAATLPSAIEAVRLGIADYLLKPVRFEELLTSVRKVLAQATRRRETVEEREPGTFADLIGDSPPMRELQDMLRQVARTDTNILITGESGTGKEVVARTIHRHSLRADQPFQVIDCTAIPEALFESLLFGHVRGAFTGAVRDQTGLLLQAHRGTVFFDEIGDLPAPLQSKLLRVIQEQTFLPLGKNEPERIDVRFLCATNRDLELDVRAGRFRRDLFYRLAVIPIVLPPLRDRDGDVVLLARHFLRLLSPADRPGLDLGEAAVERLAQYGWPGNIRELRNAIEHGIAMARTDRIEPQDLPAAIRSGGSDPAAAPGPLAVNDSRAGAMEDAERRYLVQLLKDHAGNVARSAVQAGLSRQGLHKLLRKHSIDAAEFRP; encoded by the coding sequence ATGAACGCTTCCGCTTCAACGCCGTCCCTGCTCACTCCGTCGCCGCGGATTCTCGTTGCGGACGATGAGCCGCTCTACCGGCGGACCACCGCCGCCCTCCTGGAGAAGGAGGGGTTTCGATGCGTGCAGGCGGCCGATGGTCACGCGGCGCTCCGGGCTCTGGAGTCGGAGCCGTTCGACCTGGTGCTGTCGGACCTCAACATGCCCGGCAACCTGCGACTTGAGCTTCTTCACGAGGGGCGGCGCCGCTGGCCCGAGGTTCCGCTGATCGTGGTGACGGGGGCGGCGACCCTCCCCTCGGCGATCGAAGCGGTCCGGTTGGGGATCGCCGACTACCTGCTCAAGCCGGTCCGCTTTGAGGAACTGCTGACGAGCGTCCGCAAGGTTCTCGCCCAGGCGACCCGGCGGCGGGAGACGGTCGAGGAACGGGAGCCGGGGACGTTCGCTGATCTGATCGGCGACAGCCCGCCGATGCGCGAGCTCCAGGACATGCTGCGGCAGGTGGCGCGGACCGACACGAACATCCTCATCACGGGGGAGAGCGGGACCGGCAAAGAGGTGGTGGCCCGGACGATCCATCGGCACAGCCTGCGTGCGGATCAGCCGTTTCAGGTGATCGACTGCACCGCGATCCCCGAGGCCCTGTTTGAGTCGCTGCTGTTCGGGCATGTCCGCGGTGCGTTCACCGGGGCGGTTCGCGATCAGACCGGGCTGTTGCTCCAGGCGCACCGGGGGACGGTCTTCTTCGACGAAATCGGGGACCTTCCCGCGCCGCTCCAATCGAAGCTTCTGCGGGTGATCCAGGAGCAGACGTTCCTTCCGCTCGGCAAGAACGAACCGGAGCGGATCGACGTGCGGTTCCTGTGCGCCACGAACCGGGACCTGGAGCTCGATGTTCGGGCGGGACGGTTCCGGCGGGACCTGTTCTATCGGCTGGCGGTCATTCCGATCGTGCTGCCGCCGCTGCGCGATCGCGACGGAGACGTGGTGCTGCTGGCCCGGCACTTCCTGCGACTGTTGAGTCCGGCGGACCGGCCGGGCCTCGATCTCGGCGAGGCGGCGGTCGAGCGGCTGGCGCAATACGGCTGGCCGGGGAATATCCGGGAGCTGCGGAATGCGATCGAGCATGGGATCGCCATGGCGCGGACGGACCGGATCGAGCCGCAGGATCTCCCGGCCGCGATCCGGTCGGGAGGGAGCGATCCGGCAGCGGCGCCGGGGCCGTTGGCCGTCAACGACTCGCGGGCCGGGGCGATGGAGGACGCAGAGCGCCGCTACCTAGTCCAGCTGCTGAAGGACCATGCGGGGAACGTGGCGCGGTCGGCGGTCCAGGCGGGGCTGTCGCGGCAGGGGCTGCACAAGCTCCTGCGGAAGCACTCGATCGATGCGGCCGAGTTCCGGCCGTAG
- the rnk gene encoding nucleoside diphosphate kinase regulator, which yields MSRPQILLTVEDYNRLRALLTSRVAQYVSGSERLAELRTELQRARVVESGEVPADVVTMNSIITFRDLDTDELETYMLVYPGDADISKGRLSVLAPIGTAILGFRVGDEVRWGVPVGWRKLRIETLVYQPERGGTDVLAEADLYQSSI from the coding sequence ATGTCTCGACCGCAGATCCTGCTCACTGTTGAAGACTACAACCGGCTTCGGGCACTGTTGACGTCGCGCGTGGCGCAGTACGTCAGCGGTTCGGAGCGGCTGGCGGAGTTGCGGACGGAGCTGCAGCGCGCACGTGTCGTGGAAAGTGGCGAGGTTCCGGCGGACGTGGTCACGATGAACTCGATCATCACGTTCCGGGATCTCGATACGGACGAGTTGGAGACCTACATGCTGGTCTATCCGGGGGATGCCGACATTTCGAAGGGGCGGTTGTCGGTGCTCGCTCCGATCGGGACGGCGATCCTGGGGTTTCGCGTCGGCGACGAAGTCCGTTGGGGCGTGCCGGTCGGCTGGCGGAAGTTGCGGATCGAGACGCTGGTCTATCAGCCGGAGCGTGGCGGCACAGACGTGCTGGCGGAGGCCGATCTCTATCAAAGCTCAATCTGA
- a CDS encoding polysaccharide deacetylase family protein, which yields MSCSTASLSRRSFLTSTAAAAVTLATRFLPAAEPPKARIAVSLDLEMCRNFPAWDDTHWDYEKGNLDDATKQYALEAARRIKAAGGRVHFFALGRTLEQANVDWLLELIREGHRIGNHTYDHVNLMAKTPAEIQYRFQRSPWLIEGEEPQQTIARNIRLAERAMIQRLGTGPSGFRTPGGYPQGLRERPDLQELLLGQGYRWVSSVYPRHDVGTAGAPPTAKVLESIDAGYAASQPFVYPSGLVELPMSPVSDIGAFRNARWPLEAFLDVTRRGIEWAIANRAVFDFLGHPACLVAKDPEFKTIDLIARLVKEAEAKATFVTLDEIAAPLQPT from the coding sequence ATGTCCTGCTCCACCGCTTCCCTGTCCCGCCGCTCGTTCCTCACTTCCACCGCCGCGGCCGCCGTGACGCTGGCAACCCGCTTCCTGCCGGCCGCCGAGCCGCCCAAAGCCCGCATCGCCGTCTCCCTCGACCTCGAGATGTGCCGCAACTTCCCGGCCTGGGACGACACCCATTGGGACTACGAAAAGGGAAACCTCGACGACGCCACGAAGCAGTACGCCCTGGAAGCCGCCCGTCGCATCAAAGCGGCCGGTGGCCGAGTCCACTTCTTCGCCCTCGGCCGGACGCTCGAGCAGGCGAACGTCGACTGGCTGCTGGAGCTGATCCGCGAAGGACACCGGATCGGCAACCACACCTACGACCACGTCAACCTGATGGCGAAGACGCCGGCCGAGATCCAGTACCGCTTCCAGCGATCGCCGTGGCTCATCGAAGGCGAGGAGCCACAGCAGACGATCGCCCGCAACATCCGGCTCGCGGAGCGGGCCATGATCCAGCGGCTCGGAACAGGACCAAGCGGCTTTCGCACTCCCGGCGGATACCCGCAGGGACTGCGCGAGCGTCCGGACCTGCAGGAGCTGCTCCTGGGGCAGGGCTACCGCTGGGTCAGCAGCGTCTATCCGCGACACGACGTCGGGACCGCCGGCGCGCCCCCGACCGCGAAAGTGCTCGAGTCGATCGACGCCGGCTACGCCGCGTCACAGCCGTTCGTCTATCCCTCGGGACTCGTCGAGCTCCCGATGAGTCCCGTCAGCGACATCGGCGCCTTCCGCAACGCCCGCTGGCCGCTCGAGGCGTTTCTCGACGTGACTCGGCGGGGCATCGAATGGGCCATCGCGAACCGGGCCGTCTTCGACTTCCTCGGCCACCCGGCCTGCCTGGTCGCAAAGGACCCCGAGTTCAAAACGATCGACCTGATCGCCAGGCTCGTGAAAGAGGCCGAGGCGAAAGCGACCTTCGTCACGCTGGACGAGATTGCCGCCCCGCTCCAGCCGACGTGA
- a CDS encoding isochorismatase family protein → MTRPCSVATALLLATVAATGLLVPHGAPAADEPAGATRTYENRLTPIANPAPILGDHPEYVEPIRETARFEAPTLVDDPGADLSVRAWRFSYNARGIIEIPNRLRADRTAIVVVHPWGIDDGQGWVTPQPAGAAFQCTPAKNAIVLDHGKEVIDPLLRALRPRVKSIVYSLPGTEDPIRRKLYRSVRTRPTETDRQQGAVELAARLASFRYEGSPLPAALTVSTETPVRDYFKQFRGLDAGPKYDPEGFWKLPIPVMRTIAVAPEDVVVYDAEGYELLKTHLQEQGVRHVLLAGYNTDMCVCSTTAGYENLRKDFDVFLVGDATIATFPAHPTPRFATTAAVSFAALDLLITQGSWIRPDENRELSSAKD, encoded by the coding sequence ATGACTCGGCCCTGTTCCGTCGCGACCGCACTCCTTCTGGCGACCGTTGCAGCGACCGGCCTTCTCGTCCCTCACGGTGCGCCGGCGGCCGACGAGCCCGCCGGCGCAACCCGGACCTACGAGAACCGCCTGACGCCGATCGCCAACCCCGCGCCGATCCTGGGGGACCATCCCGAATATGTGGAGCCGATCCGCGAGACCGCCCGCTTCGAGGCGCCGACGCTGGTCGACGACCCGGGCGCGGACCTGTCGGTTCGGGCGTGGCGGTTCTCGTACAACGCCCGCGGGATCATCGAGATCCCCAACCGGCTGCGGGCCGATCGGACGGCGATCGTCGTCGTCCATCCGTGGGGGATCGACGACGGACAGGGATGGGTCACGCCTCAGCCCGCCGGGGCGGCCTTCCAGTGTACCCCCGCCAAGAATGCCATCGTCCTGGACCACGGCAAGGAGGTGATCGATCCGCTCCTCAGGGCGCTCCGTCCGCGGGTCAAGTCGATCGTCTACAGCCTTCCCGGGACCGAGGACCCGATCCGCCGCAAGCTCTATCGCTCGGTCCGGACGCGGCCGACCGAGACCGACCGGCAGCAGGGGGCTGTCGAACTGGCGGCCCGGCTTGCGAGCTTTCGTTATGAAGGGAGTCCGCTGCCGGCCGCGCTCACCGTCTCGACCGAGACGCCCGTCCGGGATTACTTCAAGCAGTTCCGGGGGCTCGATGCGGGGCCGAAGTACGACCCTGAGGGGTTCTGGAAGCTGCCGATCCCGGTGATGCGGACCATCGCGGTCGCTCCCGAGGACGTGGTGGTTTACGACGCCGAGGGGTACGAGCTCCTGAAGACGCATCTTCAGGAGCAGGGGGTCCGGCATGTCCTGTTGGCGGGCTACAACACCGACATGTGTGTCTGCTCGACGACCGCCGGGTACGAGAATCTGCGGAAGGATTTTGATGTGTTCCTCGTTGGCGACGCGACGATCGCGACGTTCCCGGCGCATCCCACGCCGCGGTTTGCGACGACGGCCGCGGTGAGCTTCGCGGCGCTGGATCTGCTAATCACGCAGGGATCGTGGATCAGGCCGGACGAGAACCGGGAGCTGTCGAGTGCGAAGGACTGA
- a CDS encoding PVC-type heme-binding CxxCH protein produces the protein MGGRPGFRAALLWTMAVLGGFSPGSARSQGYPSHEAVGRMTLPEGLTATLFASEPEVRQPIFCKCDDRGRLWTIQYLQYPNPAGLKRVQVDRFSRTTYDRKPEPPPHGPRGEDRITILEDIDGDCRADRFRDFITGLNLCTGVEFGDGGVYVIQVPYLLFYPDRNRDDVPDGDPEVLLDGFGMEDAQSLANHLTWGPDGWLYGLNGSTTTCRIRGIEFQQGVWRYHPRTRAFELFCEGGGNVYGLTFDRQGRLFYSSNGGLFWHGLQGAYYEKNFGKHGPLHNPHAYGFLPHVVIRGQTGRPNPGGTVYLGTSFPPAFRDAYLCSDFLTHTCSWWRVVPEGSTVSATLEGTLLDSHDTWFGATDLCLGPAGEVYVSDFHDQRTAHPDPDANWDRSNGRIYRIQATAAAAPPEPFDLHRLSTGELVALLRSPNGWMRDRARRLLTERRDAAAVPELDALSRDRDPDAVLQGLWALHGLEALTDARAARLLDHDSEHVRAWTVRLLGDAGRVSPEMEARLVDVAGREASVVVRSQLMSTAKRLPAATNLRLVLALLRGDASPSDPALQWLTWWAVESVSVPHVQAVLDSFAAPESWSRPETRRVLRLLVRRYAAEGTPAADAACDALWGSAPEAEVDSIVEAVTAGLRQRPRGSERGRTVAVAPGLHNRIAAAWTAQPASLVRTRLALEAGVAATYGDLLSRLAASRSGDASLLTLLAEFGDADAVPLALSFLRTDVAADVQTAALRIVGRFPEPAAVARVLETLPSLSAPVQQAARDQLLASRAGGLAYLEAVDAGRFPATSLSLEQVASLGLHADPAIDALVRRHWGQVQAATAEVKLAEVRRIQNDLRAGTGQVAAGGALFRKHCATCHRLHGEGTPLGPDLSGTARGELTSLLTNIVDPSAVIRSEYVPQVIVTTTGTVQTGLVAEQDAAAVTLVTSRNERVRIPRGEIETAHDSPVSLMPERLLSPLTPQELRDLFAFLRRPPDPSP, from the coding sequence ATGGGTGGACGTCCCGGCTTCCGCGCGGCACTTCTGTGGACGATGGCAGTCCTGGGCGGCTTCTCCCCCGGCTCGGCCCGCAGTCAGGGATACCCGTCTCACGAGGCGGTCGGCCGGATGACGCTCCCCGAAGGACTTACCGCGACGCTCTTCGCCTCGGAGCCGGAGGTTCGGCAGCCGATCTTCTGCAAGTGCGACGACCGCGGCCGGCTGTGGACGATCCAGTACCTGCAGTATCCCAATCCAGCCGGGCTGAAGCGGGTTCAGGTTGACCGCTTCTCCCGCACGACTTATGACCGAAAGCCCGAGCCGCCCCCGCACGGTCCACGGGGAGAGGATCGGATCACGATCCTCGAGGACATCGACGGCGACTGTCGGGCGGACCGCTTCCGCGACTTCATCACCGGGCTCAATCTCTGCACGGGGGTCGAGTTCGGCGACGGCGGCGTCTACGTCATTCAGGTTCCGTACCTCCTGTTCTATCCGGACCGGAATCGGGACGACGTCCCCGACGGCGATCCCGAAGTCCTGCTCGACGGCTTCGGGATGGAGGACGCGCAGTCGCTGGCGAACCATCTCACCTGGGGACCGGACGGCTGGCTCTACGGTCTCAACGGCAGCACCACAACCTGCCGCATCCGCGGGATCGAGTTTCAGCAGGGAGTGTGGCGGTATCATCCCCGGACGCGGGCCTTCGAGCTGTTCTGCGAAGGGGGCGGGAACGTCTACGGACTCACCTTCGATCGCCAGGGGCGGCTGTTCTACAGCTCCAACGGCGGCCTCTTCTGGCACGGTCTGCAGGGGGCCTACTACGAGAAGAACTTCGGCAAACATGGGCCGCTCCACAACCCGCACGCCTATGGCTTCCTGCCGCACGTCGTGATCCGCGGCCAGACCGGTCGACCGAATCCCGGCGGCACCGTCTACCTCGGGACATCGTTCCCACCCGCGTTCCGGGATGCCTACCTGTGCAGCGACTTTCTGACTCACACCTGCTCGTGGTGGCGTGTCGTGCCAGAGGGCTCGACGGTGTCGGCGACTCTCGAAGGGACGCTGCTCGATTCGCATGACACGTGGTTCGGCGCGACCGATCTCTGCCTGGGCCCCGCTGGCGAGGTTTACGTGAGCGACTTTCACGACCAGCGGACCGCCCATCCCGATCCCGACGCGAACTGGGACCGCTCGAACGGGCGGATCTACCGTATCCAGGCGACAGCCGCCGCTGCGCCACCTGAACCGTTCGATCTGCATCGCCTTTCGACCGGCGAACTCGTGGCGCTGCTCCGCAGCCCGAACGGGTGGATGCGGGATCGCGCCCGGCGGCTGCTCACGGAGCGCCGCGATGCCGCGGCCGTTCCCGAGTTGGATGCCCTGTCGCGCGATCGGGATCCCGATGCTGTCCTTCAGGGGCTGTGGGCCCTGCACGGACTGGAGGCGTTGACGGACGCTCGCGCCGCGCGGCTTCTCGATCACGACTCGGAGCACGTCCGGGCCTGGACGGTCCGGCTCCTCGGCGATGCCGGGCGGGTGAGTCCGGAGATGGAAGCCCGCCTCGTGGACGTGGCGGGACGGGAGGCGAGCGTCGTGGTTCGGTCGCAGCTCATGAGCACGGCCAAGCGGCTGCCCGCGGCGACCAATCTCCGGCTCGTCCTCGCTCTGTTGCGCGGAGACGCATCCCCCTCCGACCCCGCTCTCCAGTGGCTCACATGGTGGGCCGTTGAGAGCGTCTCGGTCCCGCACGTCCAAGCCGTTCTGGACAGTTTCGCAGCGCCGGAGTCATGGAGTCGCCCGGAAACACGTCGCGTGCTTCGGCTTCTTGTCCGGCGCTACGCTGCCGAAGGAACTCCGGCGGCCGACGCCGCGTGTGACGCCCTGTGGGGTTCGGCCCCCGAAGCGGAGGTGGACTCGATCGTCGAAGCGGTCACGGCCGGACTGCGGCAGCGGCCGCGCGGCTCTGAGCGAGGGCGGACCGTCGCGGTCGCCCCGGGACTGCACAACCGAATCGCAGCCGCCTGGACTGCTCAGCCGGCAAGTCTCGTGCGGACCCGGCTGGCCCTGGAAGCGGGAGTCGCCGCCACATACGGCGATCTTTTGAGCCGCCTCGCCGCCTCCCGTTCGGGAGACGCCTCCCTGCTGACGCTCCTGGCCGAGTTCGGCGACGCCGACGCGGTTCCCCTGGCCCTGTCGTTCCTCCGGACCGACGTGGCTGCTGACGTTCAGACCGCCGCGCTGCGGATCGTCGGCCGGTTTCCCGAACCGGCCGCCGTGGCCCGCGTTCTTGAGACGCTGCCGAGCTTGTCCGCGCCCGTTCAGCAGGCGGCTCGCGACCAACTGCTCGCGAGCCGCGCCGGTGGTCTGGCGTACCTGGAGGCGGTCGATGCGGGTCGGTTTCCGGCCACGTCGCTTTCGCTGGAGCAGGTCGCCTCGCTGGGACTCCATGCGGATCCGGCGATCGACGCGCTGGTCCGCCGTCACTGGGGGCAGGTCCAGGCCGCCACGGCAGAGGTCAAGCTGGCGGAGGTCCGGCGGATCCAGAACGATCTCCGGGCCGGAACAGGCCAGGTGGCCGCCGGCGGCGCTCTCTTCCGCAAACACTGCGCGACATGCCACCGGCTCCACGGAGAGGGAACTCCGCTCGGCCCCGATCTCTCGGGGACGGCCCGAGGAGAGCTGACGTCGCTCCTCACCAACATCGTCGATCCGAGTGCCGTCATCCGGAGCGAATACGTTCCACAGGTGATCGTCACGACCACCGGGACGGTTCAGACGGGGCTCGTCGCCGAGCAGGACGCGGCGGCGGTCACGCTCGTTACCTCCCGCAACGAACGGGTCCGCATCCCCCGCGGCGAGATCGAGACCGCTCACGACTCTCCCGTCTCGCTCATGCCGGAGCGGCTCCTGAGTCCCCTGACGCCGCAGGAACTCCGTGACCTGTTCGCCTTCCTCCGCCGACCGCCCGATCCGTCTCCGTGA
- a CDS encoding DUF1501 domain-containing protein produces the protein MTISRELLPPSVTRRAFLGQSGLGVGSLALASLWPGTNAAGSPQVAPRAKRIISLFMHGGPSQLDLLDHKPALKPLHGQELPSSVRGDQRLTGMTSGQKSFPVTSSLFRFRQAGESGAWVSELLPHTAGVVDELCIVRSMHTEAINHDPAVTFLQTGHQQPGRPSFGAWASYGLGSENSNLPAFVVMISRGSAARPADPLYARLWGAGFLPSNHQGVSLRSSGDPVLYLANPAGIDRAARRDQLDVLAEMNRLALAEQQDPEIAGRIAQYEMTFRMQASVPELTDLGSETAATFSAYGPQSKQPGTFAANCLLARRMAERGVRFIQLYHRGWDQHYNLPSDLRLQCRDIDQPVAALLGDLKQRGLLDETLVVWGGEFGRTVYTQGTLEPSNYGRDHHGRCFTIWMAGGGSRPATVYGETDDFSFNVVRDPVHVHDLNATLLHLLGVDHTRLTYRSQGRDFRLTDVHGHVVPGLIAGGV, from the coding sequence ATGACGATCTCTCGGGAGCTCCTGCCACCATCAGTCACCCGCCGCGCCTTCCTGGGGCAAAGCGGACTCGGAGTGGGCTCGCTCGCGCTCGCTTCGCTGTGGCCGGGAACCAATGCCGCGGGATCGCCGCAAGTAGCCCCTCGCGCCAAGCGGATCATCTCGCTATTCATGCACGGGGGACCGTCGCAGCTCGATCTCCTGGACCACAAGCCGGCGTTGAAGCCTCTGCACGGCCAGGAACTCCCCTCTTCCGTTCGCGGCGATCAGCGGCTGACCGGCATGACGAGCGGGCAGAAGTCGTTCCCTGTCACGTCATCGCTGTTCCGTTTCCGTCAGGCTGGCGAGAGTGGGGCCTGGGTCTCCGAACTGCTTCCCCACACGGCGGGCGTCGTCGACGAACTCTGCATCGTACGCTCGATGCACACGGAAGCGATCAACCACGATCCCGCGGTCACGTTCCTCCAGACCGGACACCAGCAGCCGGGCCGGCCGAGCTTCGGAGCCTGGGCCAGCTACGGCCTGGGGAGCGAGAACAGCAACCTCCCGGCGTTCGTGGTCATGATCTCGCGGGGAAGCGCCGCCCGGCCGGCCGATCCTCTCTACGCGCGGCTCTGGGGCGCGGGCTTCCTCCCGTCGAACCACCAGGGGGTCTCGCTTCGCAGCAGCGGCGACCCGGTCCTCTACCTCGCGAATCCGGCCGGCATTGACCGCGCCGCCCGCCGCGATCAGCTCGATGTGCTTGCGGAGATGAACCGTCTGGCGCTCGCGGAACAACAGGATCCGGAGATCGCCGGCCGGATCGCCCAGTATGAGATGACGTTCCGGATGCAGGCCTCCGTCCCGGAGCTCACCGATCTCGGCAGCGAGACCGCCGCCACGTTCTCGGCCTACGGTCCGCAGTCAAAGCAGCCCGGCACGTTCGCCGCCAACTGCCTTCTCGCGCGGCGGATGGCGGAGCGGGGCGTTCGCTTCATCCAGCTCTATCACCGCGGCTGGGATCAGCACTACAACCTGCCGAGCGACCTCCGCCTGCAGTGCCGCGACATCGATCAGCCGGTGGCGGCTCTCCTGGGCGATCTCAAGCAGCGGGGCCTCTTGGACGAAACGCTGGTGGTCTGGGGGGGCGAGTTCGGCCGGACCGTCTACACGCAGGGGACGCTCGAACCCTCCAACTACGGCCGCGACCACCACGGCCGCTGCTTCACGATCTGGATGGCTGGAGGGGGGAGCCGGCCGGCGACGGTCTATGGCGAGACCGACGACTTCAGCTTTAACGTCGTCCGGGATCCGGTGCACGTCCACGACCTCAACGCCACGCTGCTGCACCTGCTGGGAGTCGACCACACCCGCCTGACCTACCGCTCCCAGGGCCGCGACTTCCGCCTGACCGACGTCCACGGTCACGTCGTTCCGGGCCTCATCGCGGGCGGTGTTTAG